The following proteins are encoded in a genomic region of uncultured Ilyobacter sp.:
- a CDS encoding ASKHA domain-containing protein: MTCKIVFQPSGTVAEIEKGTSLLHAAQQAGVDIKAYCGGTKICAKCKVKIIEGVFEGYKIQSYQKHLNFLSSDEKEFLSINEIEEKYRLACMTKVYGDIVVEIPEESREKESVILSEGKKVAFKCDPAVKSYYLELNKAAFEDNRDDLTRVKDKLVELNPRLNKEKELDIDFEVLRELPRVLRDSDWKISAIVLNDYKIIKIHGGESKEIYGLAVDVGTTTIAASLCELENGNTLQKSSMVNPQVLYGDDVISRISYCMNNPDGLETLQSKLVHGINKLIKKMVDAEGIDFNDILEMVIVFNTAMHHIALKIQPDALGVSPFISSASEPMDFRARDFGIYMSPRGNIHTLPIEAGFIGADNVAVLIAEEPYKQEEMKLIIDIGTNSEICLGNREKLYSTSCATGPALEGAQIKCGMRAALGAIEGVSIDPETLEPTIKVIGGENERPKGICGSGIIDVIAQMFHTGIIKKNGSFSKTVESDRVRIGSDKKKEYVLYHKRNEKENDIVITMKDVRAVQYAKGALYAGAKSLMQKCGLSKVDNIVLAGGFGSYINKENALLLGLFPDCKYDQITVLGNAALEGAKLALLNIEKREEAKQVAKEVEFVETATADDYYTLFSEAMFIPHKSDVFTINDKK, from the coding sequence GTGACTTGTAAAATTGTATTTCAACCATCTGGAACAGTAGCAGAGATCGAGAAAGGGACATCTCTTCTACATGCGGCACAACAAGCAGGGGTCGATATAAAGGCTTATTGTGGTGGAACAAAAATATGTGCTAAATGTAAGGTTAAAATTATAGAAGGTGTTTTTGAGGGATATAAAATACAATCCTATCAAAAGCACTTGAATTTTTTATCATCAGATGAAAAAGAATTTTTATCAATCAATGAAATTGAAGAAAAATATCGTTTGGCATGTATGACCAAGGTATATGGAGACATTGTTGTGGAAATTCCAGAAGAAAGCAGAGAGAAAGAATCTGTTATTCTATCTGAAGGTAAAAAAGTAGCTTTTAAATGTGATCCAGCAGTGAAGTCTTATTATTTAGAACTTAATAAGGCTGCATTTGAAGATAACAGAGATGATCTGACAAGAGTTAAAGATAAGTTAGTGGAGTTGAATCCAAGGCTCAATAAAGAAAAAGAATTGGATATAGATTTTGAGGTTCTACGAGAGCTTCCAAGGGTCTTACGTGATTCTGATTGGAAAATTTCAGCCATCGTCTTAAATGACTATAAGATTATAAAAATACACGGGGGAGAGTCAAAAGAAATATATGGCTTGGCGGTAGATGTTGGAACAACCACTATAGCCGCTAGTCTCTGTGAACTAGAAAATGGCAACACTCTCCAGAAAAGCTCTATGGTTAATCCTCAGGTACTTTATGGAGATGACGTTATATCACGTATATCCTATTGTATGAACAATCCAGATGGGCTTGAAACCTTACAGAGTAAGCTAGTCCACGGAATCAATAAACTGATAAAAAAGATGGTAGATGCGGAAGGCATTGATTTTAATGACATATTGGAAATGGTAATAGTATTTAATACGGCTATGCATCATATAGCCTTAAAAATACAGCCAGATGCTCTCGGTGTATCGCCATTTATATCCAGTGCCTCGGAACCTATGGATTTTCGGGCAAGAGATTTTGGGATTTATATGTCACCAAGGGGAAATATTCATACCCTTCCAATAGAAGCAGGCTTTATAGGGGCTGACAACGTGGCAGTACTGATAGCCGAAGAACCTTATAAACAAGAGGAAATGAAACTTATTATTGATATAGGAACAAACAGTGAAATTTGCCTGGGAAACAGAGAAAAATTGTATTCCACTTCATGTGCCACAGGACCAGCTCTTGAAGGAGCACAAATTAAATGTGGGATGCGGGCAGCTTTGGGAGCTATAGAGGGTGTTTCTATAGACCCTGAAACCCTTGAACCCACTATCAAAGTTATTGGGGGAGAAAATGAAAGACCAAAGGGAATTTGCGGTTCAGGAATAATAGATGTAATAGCTCAGATGTTCCACACAGGTATTATAAAAAAGAATGGAAGTTTTTCCAAAACAGTGGAATCTGACAGAGTGAGAATAGGTTCAGACAAGAAAAAGGAATATGTTTTGTACCATAAGAGAAATGAAAAGGAAAATGATATTGTTATCACAATGAAGGATGTCAGGGCTGTACAGTATGCTAAGGGAGCCTTGTATGCAGGGGCAAAGAGCCTTATGCAAAAATGTGGGCTAAGTAAAGTTGATAATATTGTGTTAGCTGGTGGATTTGGAAGTTATATCAATAAGGAAAATGCTCTACTTTTAGGGCTGTTTCCCGACTGTAAATATGATCAGATAACTGTTCTGGGAAATGCTGCCTTAGAGGGTGCAAAATTAGCTCTGCTGAATATTGAAAAAAGAGAAGAAGCAAAGCAAGTTGCCAAAGAGGTAGAGTTCGTGGAAACAGCCACAGCTGACGATTACTATACCTTATTTTCCGAGGCTATGTTTATTCCTCATAAATCCGATGTATTTACCATAAATGACAAAAAATAA
- the pylB gene encoding methylornithine synthase PylB, whose translation MLDYILNKCLQEDIISDDEIIYLLNQREKGKVEKIFSVARKIREKYFGSKIFLYGFVYFSTYCKNDCNFCFYRKSNSISVRYRKKIDEIVETARQLKEDGIHLIDLTMGEDKYFIDHPEYLVEMVKAVKSATDLPVMISFGVITKELVDMMADSGADWYALYQETHNKELFKKLRKDQSYDERMEIKKYAKSKGILIEEGLLTGVGNKVEDTAHSFEVMKSLGASQIRTMTFVPQEGAPTKEQNETGYLSELLNIAVMRILFPNVLIPASLDVDGLRGLEERLMAGANVVTSIIPPHKGFAGVANSETDIEEGYRTIEGIQETLKKCGLKQADVEDYKAWVNSRKEMGNIKIENINYRCKTTGIRSRLSS comes from the coding sequence ATGTTAGATTATATTCTAAATAAATGTTTGCAAGAAGATATTATAAGTGACGATGAGATAATATACCTATTAAATCAAAGAGAAAAAGGCAAAGTGGAAAAGATATTCAGTGTTGCTAGAAAAATTCGTGAGAAATATTTTGGTTCTAAGATATTTTTATATGGATTTGTATATTTTTCTACTTATTGCAAAAATGATTGTAATTTTTGCTTTTACAGAAAATCAAATTCTATCTCAGTGAGATACAGAAAAAAAATAGATGAAATAGTTGAAACAGCCAGACAACTAAAAGAAGACGGTATACATCTGATTGACCTGACCATGGGAGAAGATAAATATTTCATTGATCATCCAGAGTACTTAGTCGAGATGGTAAAAGCTGTAAAATCTGCTACTGATCTTCCGGTTATGATTTCATTTGGTGTAATAACTAAAGAGCTAGTAGACATGATGGCAGATTCAGGAGCTGATTGGTACGCCCTGTATCAAGAAACCCACAACAAAGAACTGTTTAAAAAGCTGCGAAAAGATCAGAGTTATGATGAGCGAATGGAAATAAAGAAATATGCCAAAAGCAAGGGCATTTTAATTGAGGAAGGCCTGCTAACAGGTGTGGGTAATAAGGTGGAAGATACAGCACACTCTTTTGAAGTAATGAAAAGTCTCGGGGCATCTCAGATAAGAACCATGACCTTTGTTCCTCAGGAGGGAGCACCGACCAAAGAACAAAATGAAACAGGTTATTTAAGTGAACTGTTAAACATTGCTGTGATGCGAATTTTGTTTCCCAATGTACTCATACCTGCATCGCTAGATGTAGATGGATTGAGGGGACTAGAAGAAAGGCTTATGGCTGGGGCAAATGTTGTGACTTCTATAATTCCTCCTCACAAGGGATTTGCAGGTGTTGCCAATAGTGAGACCGATATAGAGGAAGGGTATAGAACTATAGAGGGAATTCAAGAGACATTAAAAAAATGCGGATTAAAACAAGCAGATGTCGAGGATTATAAGGCATGGGTAAATTCCAGAAAAGAAATGGGGAATATAAAAATTGAAAATATTAATTATAGGTGCAAAACTACAGGGATTAGAAGCCGTTTATCTAGCTAA
- the pylC gene encoding 3-methylornithine--L-lysine ligase PylC codes for MKILIIGAKLQGLEAVYLAKKAGYETILVDKNSDAIARSVADKFVVMNVFEEKNMKSIFQQVDIALPMIEDEKVIEQVLKYGVETDTPVVADLEAYKISSSKLKSNDLFKKLDLPVPGKYPNCNFPVIVKPDEMSGSSGVKKINSKEELDNFLGELTVPVVIEEYVEGPIYSLEVVGNGKDYYFPLITEIVIDKEYDCKRVVAPVNLPEELEIEFLNIGKSLAEELKIKGVFDIEVICHKGKLKIMEIDARFPSQTPISVFHSTGINLLQMSVELKLNSFVEMKYLQKDVCYYQQILVSDGYIHVLGEHILRDCKDLNIVENIFEADEMITDYEAGKKEFRAIVIVTGKTHEEAQESFEKCIRSIQNTDGYRGWKLSEG; via the coding sequence TTGAAAATATTAATTATAGGTGCAAAACTACAGGGATTAGAAGCCGTTTATCTAGCTAAAAAAGCAGGTTATGAGACTATTTTAGTCGACAAAAATTCTGATGCCATAGCAAGGTCTGTGGCAGATAAATTTGTAGTTATGAATGTATTTGAAGAAAAAAATATGAAGAGTATATTTCAACAGGTGGACATAGCTCTACCTATGATAGAAGATGAAAAAGTTATTGAACAGGTTTTAAAATACGGAGTAGAAACAGACACTCCAGTTGTGGCAGATTTAGAAGCCTATAAAATATCAAGCTCAAAACTTAAATCTAATGATCTTTTTAAAAAACTTGATTTGCCAGTACCGGGGAAATATCCAAACTGCAATTTCCCTGTAATAGTAAAACCTGACGAGATGAGTGGAAGTAGTGGTGTCAAAAAAATAAACTCAAAAGAAGAGTTGGATAACTTTTTAGGCGAGCTAACGGTTCCAGTTGTTATAGAGGAATATGTAGAGGGTCCGATATACTCTTTAGAAGTTGTAGGTAACGGAAAAGACTATTATTTTCCATTAATAACAGAGATAGTGATTGATAAAGAATACGATTGTAAAAGAGTTGTGGCTCCGGTAAATTTACCGGAAGAATTAGAGATAGAATTTTTGAACATCGGGAAATCTCTTGCCGAAGAGCTTAAGATTAAAGGTGTCTTTGATATTGAAGTGATTTGCCATAAAGGAAAGTTAAAAATAATGGAAATTGATGCAAGATTTCCGAGCCAAACTCCCATAAGTGTTTTTCACTCTACAGGGATTAATTTATTACAAATGTCGGTGGAGTTGAAACTTAATTCTTTCGTCGAAATGAAATATCTTCAAAAAGATGTGTGCTATTATCAACAAATTTTGGTAAGTGACGGGTACATTCACGTTTTAGGAGAGCATATCCTTAGAGATTGCAAGGATTTAAATATAGTAGAAAATATTTTCGAGGCTGATGAGATGATAACTGACTATGAGGCTGGGAAAAAAGAGTTTAGAGCGATAGTTATTGTAACTGGGAAAACTCATGAAGAAGCTCAAGAGAGCTTTGAGAAATGTATAAGGTCGATCCAAAATACTGATGGGTATAGAGGTTGGAAATTATCGGAGGGATAA
- the pylD gene encoding 3-methylornithyl-N6-L-lysine dehydrogenase PylD, with amino-acid sequence MTRLVESDIDHISKEIEEYDRKFFQQTGYSMEEIAKIAVGIKNKTTKRKVAAVPVTSGLGIIGGFSFSVAEILRHCGIEAIVTEKSDVAGIQEAYQSDAEIVFMSDDDICAAFCLDKKVQSDNGYATGIGFAAALHMASGEINNKEVLILGAGPVGSAAAAYISDVGGNPVIYDLKYEKAQKLAATLSRAKAISECNELKQYKYIIDASTSGEFISRDDVSHETIIASPGMPIGVKKEVMDIATVIYNPLELGVITMYFHCIRQLEDD; translated from the coding sequence ATGACTAGATTGGTAGAATCTGATATAGATCACATTTCAAAAGAAATTGAAGAATATGATAGAAAATTTTTTCAGCAGACAGGTTACTCTATGGAGGAAATTGCAAAAATAGCTGTTGGGATAAAAAATAAAACAACAAAGAGAAAAGTAGCAGCAGTACCAGTAACCAGTGGACTTGGAATTATCGGTGGATTTTCATTTTCAGTAGCTGAGATACTTAGGCATTGCGGTATAGAGGCTATAGTAACAGAAAAAAGTGACGTAGCAGGCATACAAGAGGCTTATCAGTCAGATGCTGAGATAGTATTTATGTCAGATGATGATATATGTGCAGCCTTTTGTTTAGACAAAAAAGTTCAGTCTGATAACGGATATGCCACTGGGATAGGTTTTGCAGCGGCACTCCATATGGCGTCAGGAGAGATTAATAATAAAGAAGTTCTTATTTTAGGGGCTGGCCCTGTAGGTTCTGCAGCAGCTGCTTATATCTCTGATGTGGGAGGAAATCCAGTTATATATGATCTGAAATATGAAAAAGCTCAAAAATTGGCTGCTACTCTGTCTAGAGCTAAAGCCATCAGTGAGTGCAATGAGCTAAAGCAATATAAATATATAATTGATGCCAGTACAAGTGGCGAATTTATTTCGAGAGATGATGTAAGTCATGAAACTATAATAGCTTCTCCCGGTATGCCTATAGGGGTGAAGAAAGAAGTTATGGATATTGCAACTGTAATTTATAATCCATTGGAACTAGGAGTTATAACTATGTATTTTCACTGTATAAGACAATTGGAGGATGATTAA
- the pylSn gene encoding pyrrolysine--tRNA(Pyl) ligase small subunit, whose amino-acid sequence MSSPKKVRYINKNRALYDLINKIKLWPSRTGILHGIKSIEYKGKTMVITTHCGEDFVVWNSKKSRSSRWLRNNWCKVPCPKCKIPEWKLKKYSETIFTNNTANTAS is encoded by the coding sequence TTGAGTAGTCCAAAAAAAGTTCGTTATATAAATAAGAATCGTGCTTTGTATGATTTGATTAATAAAATAAAATTATGGCCTTCAAGGACAGGTATATTACACGGGATAAAATCCATTGAATACAAAGGAAAGACAATGGTTATAACAACCCATTGTGGAGAGGACTTTGTAGTTTGGAACTCAAAAAAAAGTAGAAGTTCTCGTTGGCTGAGAAACAACTGGTGTAAGGTGCCTTGTCCAAAATGCAAGATACCAGAATGGAAATTAAAAAAATATTCTGAGACTATATTTACAAATAATACAGCTAATACGGCTAGTTAG
- the pylSc gene encoding pyrrolysine--tRNA(Pyl) ligase large subunit, whose translation MEITYTESQKNRLTELGYEVEDKKFDSIKERESDYKKIEREMVVQNKNKLNNLLEIEHRPKLCQLQEILAKALCEKGFTQVTTPTIITAKALEKMTVDESSQLYKQVFWLDKKSCLRPMLAPNLYQVSSQLLNTKKLPLRLFEIGSCFRKESEGNSHLKEFTMLNLVEWGTPIEERVDRLKELAEYVLEATGITDYNLEEENSVVYGDGIDVVSSTGLELASTSMGPHPLDDAWKINCSWVGLGFGLERLLMYREKELGIHRYSKSLTFLDGACMKIK comes from the coding sequence ATGGAGATAACTTATACAGAATCTCAAAAAAATCGTTTAACTGAATTGGGATATGAAGTTGAGGATAAGAAATTTGACAGCATAAAAGAAAGAGAATCAGATTATAAGAAAATAGAGAGAGAAATGGTAGTTCAGAATAAAAATAAACTGAATAATCTACTTGAGATAGAGCATAGACCTAAATTGTGTCAATTACAGGAAATTCTGGCAAAAGCCTTGTGTGAAAAGGGATTCACTCAAGTGACCACACCAACTATTATTACGGCTAAAGCGTTGGAAAAAATGACTGTAGATGAGAGTAGTCAGCTGTACAAACAGGTGTTTTGGCTAGATAAAAAAAGTTGTCTGCGACCTATGCTCGCACCAAATTTATATCAAGTATCCAGTCAATTGTTAAATACCAAGAAATTACCTCTTAGATTATTTGAAATAGGATCTTGTTTCAGAAAAGAATCAGAAGGAAATAGTCACTTAAAAGAATTTACCATGTTAAATTTAGTTGAATGGGGTACTCCTATTGAAGAAAGAGTTGATCGTCTAAAGGAACTTGCTGAATATGTTTTAGAGGCAACAGGAATAACAGATTACAATTTGGAAGAAGAAAATTCTGTTGTATACGGTGATGGTATTGACGTTGTCAGCTCAACGGGACTAGAGCTGGCATCCACATCTATGGGACCTCATCCTCTAGACGATGCATGGAAGATAAATTGTAGTTGGGTTGGACTAGGTTTTGGATTAGAACGATTACTGATGTATAGAGAAAAAGAGCTGGGAATTCATCGGTATTCGAAAAGTTTAACTTTTTTAGACGGTGCCTGTATGAAAATTAAATAA
- a CDS encoding GTP-binding protein produces MKNKAIKIYLIAGFLGAGKTTFLNRLLSEFSNKKVGVLVNEFGSVGVDGMLIHGDGLQMTELNNGSIFCSCLRANFTKALVEISKTDIEYLFIESTGMGDPVNMHTLLKNLEKYVERPYMFKETIGLVDSVNFLEYVDTFPAIENQVLFSDLILINKSDLVTKEVLEETYKKVKSINEKAKILNTEYAAIPMSIFYQEPVGTKLGGDTTNKPRNRMSTYTVKSQSICKKEEIQKFLDLWKEKAIRIKGFFKGENGCLQVSVVGEMQKITDFSTMPFDENVVVIIGKDQREFLEEVRVGWEVCFGETPYIDTKFKA; encoded by the coding sequence ATGAAAAATAAAGCTATTAAAATATATTTAATTGCTGGTTTTTTGGGAGCTGGCAAAACTACTTTTTTAAATCGTCTACTTTCGGAATTTTCAAATAAAAAAGTTGGGGTTCTTGTCAATGAATTCGGGAGTGTCGGTGTAGACGGTATGTTGATACACGGGGATGGCCTCCAAATGACAGAATTAAACAACGGTTCAATATTTTGTTCATGCCTTAGAGCTAATTTTACCAAGGCTCTAGTGGAAATATCTAAAACCGATATTGAATATCTTTTCATCGAAAGTACCGGCATGGGGGATCCTGTTAATATGCATACTTTACTAAAAAATTTAGAAAAATATGTAGAGCGCCCTTATATGTTCAAGGAAACGATAGGCTTAGTGGATTCGGTGAATTTTCTAGAATATGTAGATACTTTCCCGGCTATAGAAAACCAAGTTCTCTTCAGCGATTTGATTCTAATTAATAAGTCGGATTTGGTAACGAAAGAAGTATTGGAGGAGACATACAAAAAAGTAAAATCAATAAATGAAAAAGCAAAAATTTTAAATACTGAATATGCTGCTATTCCAATGTCGATATTTTACCAGGAGCCTGTGGGAACAAAATTGGGGGGAGATACAACTAATAAACCAAGAAACAGGATGTCGACTTATACTGTAAAATCTCAGAGTATATGTAAAAAGGAAGAGATTCAAAAGTTTTTGGATCTATGGAAGGAAAAGGCAATAAGAATAAAAGGTTTTTTTAAGGGAGAAAATGGTTGCTTACAAGTCAGCGTTGTAGGAGAAATGCAAAAGATAACGGATTTTTCAACTATGCCGTTTGATGAAAATGTAGTTGTGATAATAGGTAAGGACCAAAGGGAATTTTTAGAGGAAGTTAGAGTTGGGTGGGAAGTTTGCTTTGGAGAAACTCCATATATAGATACAAAATTTAAGGCTTAG
- a CDS encoding uroporphyrinogen decarboxylase family protein translates to MKGESKVTGKELVFKTLRNEEVERAPWVPFAGVHAGKLKGYDAIEVLKDPDKLYESLMEVNRLYMPDGQPIMFDLQLEAEILGCDLKWVNDNPPSVTSHPWQKEVDFSKNIEKTDGRIPMVMDVCKRMKESVGETTALYGLFCGPFTLVSHMRGTKMFMDMRKNPELVKEMMDYAVEQGCRMVDYYVECGMDVIAPVDPLISQISPKNFTDYMTEAYTKLFDYIREKGKFSAFFVCGNAIRNIEEMCKTKTDAISVDENVSMVEAKAITDKYDVVLGGNIPLTTTMLFGNQMDNMKYVVDMVDSISLKNLIIAPGCDMPYDIPVENAIACSEAARDIDKTRELVKNYEAVDEDIEIEIPDYDTLDKVMIEAFTLDSASCAACTYMWATACDAKEKYGDKVEVVEYKYNKKENIARCKKMGVTNLPTLYINGEPKYISIIPSHDEFYAEIDKLIK, encoded by the coding sequence ATGAAGGGGGAGTCTAAAGTGACTGGTAAAGAATTAGTTTTTAAAACGTTAAGAAATGAAGAAGTGGAGAGAGCACCTTGGGTACCATTTGCAGGTGTTCATGCAGGTAAATTAAAGGGGTATGACGCTATCGAAGTTCTTAAAGATCCAGATAAGTTATATGAATCTTTAATGGAGGTAAATCGTTTATACATGCCAGATGGTCAACCTATAATGTTTGATTTGCAGTTAGAAGCGGAAATATTAGGTTGTGACCTAAAATGGGTAAATGATAATCCACCAAGTGTAACCAGTCACCCGTGGCAAAAAGAAGTAGATTTTAGCAAAAATATTGAAAAAACAGACGGACGTATACCTATGGTTATGGATGTTTGTAAAAGAATGAAAGAATCAGTAGGAGAGACAACGGCACTATACGGTTTATTCTGTGGTCCATTTACACTGGTATCTCACATGAGAGGAACAAAAATGTTTATGGATATGAGAAAAAATCCAGAACTAGTAAAAGAGATGATGGACTATGCTGTAGAGCAAGGTTGTAGAATGGTTGATTATTATGTAGAATGTGGTATGGATGTCATTGCACCAGTGGATCCACTTATTTCGCAAATTTCTCCTAAAAACTTCACTGATTATATGACAGAAGCTTATACAAAGTTATTTGATTATATCCGTGAAAAAGGAAAGTTTTCTGCTTTCTTCGTTTGCGGTAATGCCATACGTAATATTGAAGAGATGTGTAAAACAAAAACTGATGCAATTTCTGTAGATGAAAATGTTTCAATGGTAGAGGCAAAGGCCATTACAGATAAATATGATGTGGTGTTAGGAGGAAATATCCCGTTAACTACTACTATGTTGTTTGGTAATCAAATGGATAATATGAAGTATGTGGTTGATATGGTTGACAGCATCAGTTTAAAGAATCTAATCATTGCCCCTGGTTGTGACATGCCTTATGATATACCTGTAGAAAATGCCATTGCTTGTTCTGAGGCAGCAAGAGATATAGATAAAACGCGTGAGCTAGTAAAAAATTATGAAGCAGTTGATGAAGATATAGAGATAGAAATTCCAGATTATGATACCCTAGATAAAGTTATGATAGAAGCCTTTACTCTAGATTCAGCATCTTGTGCAGCATGTACATACATGTGGGCTACAGCGTGTGATGCAAAAGAGAAGTATGGAGACAAGGTTGAAGTTGTGGAGTACAAGTATAATAAAAAAGAGAATATTGCTCGTTGTAAGAAAATGGGAGTAACTAACCTACCTACATTATACATAAATGGAGAACCAAAATACATATCTATTATACCAAGTCATGACGAATTTTACGCTGAAATAGATAAACTCATAAAATAA
- a CDS encoding transposase, protein MTNEKGLPVEYKILPGSIADITAFKDFNFDLPKNSIIYADRAYNDYVLEDVLSDVDIYLSPMRRKNSKRSKNKSQEFIDHIKRKLIETVGSSINRLMPKSIHSVNSRCFELKILLFLMGYTFLNMK, encoded by the coding sequence ATGACAAATGAAAAAGGCTTGCCTGTAGAATATAAAATATTACCCGGATCTATTGCTGACATTACAGCATTTAAAGATTTCAATTTTGATTTACCAAAAAATTCCATTATTTACGCAGACAGAGCCTACAACGACTATGTTCTTGAAGATGTATTAAGTGATGTTGATATCTACCTTTCACCTATGAGACGTAAAAATTCAAAACGTTCCAAGAATAAAAGTCAAGAATTCATAGATCATATAAAAAGAAAGCTAATTGAAACTGTAGGAAGTTCTATAAATAGATTGATGCCAAAATCTATTCACAGTGTTAATTCTAGATGTTTTGAACTCAAAATTTTATTATTTTTGATGGGTTATACATTTTTAAATATGAAGTAG
- a CDS encoding aliphatic sulfonate ABC transporter substrate-binding protein → MSYLKKLVSLGIMSVLFFSFVGCGGSSSSKSEGAKYPEVVNIGTQKLVEDEMLAIHEGFIEKYFSEKGVKVNFVNFDAGSDVNVALASGSIDFGNVGSVPLATAASLGLDLKLIWLHALIAESEALCVKDGSGIKEVKDLAGKTLATPVASTSHLTALKVLEEAGIKDQVTILDMKPADIVAAWSRGDIEAAYVWQPALGELTKDGTILKSTADLLALGTVTADTGVVRTEFAEAYPDLVACYVAAMIEAGDVYRNSVDDAANILASQLNLSKEVTLSQINGNKWLSPEEQLTATFFGTSENLGNLPVILKETADFLRDQEAIESSPELDYFESVVDPSYIEEAIKILGR, encoded by the coding sequence TTGAGTTATTTAAAAAAATTAGTTAGTTTAGGAATAATGTCTGTTTTATTTTTTTCATTTGTCGGATGTGGCGGTAGTTCATCTTCTAAGTCTGAGGGGGCCAAGTATCCAGAAGTTGTTAATATCGGTACACAAAAGTTAGTGGAAGATGAAATGTTAGCTATACATGAAGGATTTATAGAAAAATATTTTTCAGAAAAAGGTGTCAAAGTTAACTTTGTTAATTTCGATGCTGGTTCAGATGTAAATGTTGCTTTAGCTTCAGGTAGTATTGATTTTGGTAATGTAGGAAGCGTACCTCTTGCCACAGCAGCATCTCTAGGACTTGATTTAAAACTTATCTGGCTTCATGCATTAATTGCTGAGAGTGAAGCCTTATGTGTAAAAGATGGTTCCGGTATAAAAGAAGTAAAAGATTTAGCAGGTAAAACTCTTGCGACTCCAGTAGCAAGTACTTCTCACTTGACGGCTTTAAAGGTTCTAGAAGAGGCCGGTATAAAAGATCAAGTTACTATATTAGATATGAAACCAGCTGATATCGTAGCTGCTTGGTCAAGGGGAGACATTGAAGCTGCTTATGTATGGCAGCCTGCATTAGGCGAACTAACAAAAGACGGTACTATCTTAAAAAGTACTGCTGATTTATTAGCTTTGGGAACTGTCACTGCTGATACAGGAGTTGTAAGAACAGAATTTGCCGAAGCTTATCCAGATTTAGTAGCGTGTTATGTAGCCGCTATGATAGAAGCTGGTGATGTTTATAGAAATTCTGTAGATGACGCTGCAAATATCTTAGCAAGTCAATTAAACCTATCAAAAGAAGTAACATTATCTCAAATAAATGGAAACAAATGGCTTAGTCCTGAAGAACAGTTGACTGCAACATTCTTTGGAACTAGTGAAAACCTTGGTAACTTACCAGTTATTCTTAAAGAAACTGCTGATTTCTTACGTGATCAAGAAGCCATAGAATCTTCTCCTGAACTAGATTATTTTGAATCTGTTGTAGACCCAAGTTATATTGAAGAAGCAATTAAAATTTTAGGACGATAA